The Candidatus Eisenbacteria bacterium sequence CGGGTGCTGAGCCTAGAAGGCTCGGGCTACCTGCTCGCGCGCGAGGGCGACCGGCTCGCCCGCCGCGTGGACCCGGCCGTTGGCGCGACCGCCGCCGTCGGCGCGGCGTTCCGGCTCTTCACCGGCGACCTCGGCGTGCGGCTGCGCGCCGAGGCGTCGTGGATCGGCGAGCGGGAGACGGATACCCGCGATGCGTTGTTCGGCGACGTCACGCTTCCCGGGTACGCGACGCTCGCCGCGCGCGGCGAGTTCACGCTCGGCGATGCGACGTTCGTGCTGAGGGCCGACGGGCTCGAGAACGTCCGGCACGAGGAAACCTGGCTCGACCTGGCGAGCGCTCCGGACCTGCGGCTGGCGCGCGACAGCGGTCGCACGTTCCGCTTCGAGATGATCTGGCCGCTCTTCAACTGATTCGCCGGCGGCCCGCGGGCGTTCGCCCGGCCGCCGGTCGCCTCCGCCACCGCCCCCGCGGAACGCGACGTGTTCGACCTCACTCCCGCCGAGCGCCGGGGCGCGCTCGTGCTGCTGGCCCTGGTGGCGATCGGAACGCTGTCCGACCTGCTGTGGCGCGAGCCGCGGCCCGCGCCGGCGCCGCTGCCGCCCGCCGCGGAGTCCGGCCCGTCCGCGCAGCCTCCGGCGGGCGTCGGCGCGCTCGACCTCAACCGGGCCGGCGAGGCCGAGTTGGATCGGCTGCCGGGCATCGGTCCGGTGCTCGCGTCACGAATCGTCGCGCACCGGAAGCTGCACGGGCCGTTCCGGTCGCCCGACGACCTGCTGGCGGTGCCGGGCATCGGGCCGAAGCTGCTGGAGCGGCTGGGCGCGAGCGTCATCGTGTCCGTTCCCCGGGCCGCCGCGGGCGACAGCGTGCGATTCGCACGATCCCCACGCCGATGAGCTTGCGGATTTCCCTTCAGCCACCGGCCCGACCCTCCCGATAACCCGGACGGATCGTGCCCGGCCGTGACTTGCGCGCCTCGTGGCGTGCAGGCCGCAGGGGCACGTCGCTTGCGGACGGGCCCGCGGCTCGCGCGCAAAGCGCACTCAGGCAACGGCTCCAGGCTCGCCGTTCGGCTCACCTCCGGGGAAGCGCTCGTGGTCGAAGACATCGGTCAGAAACTTCTCGAAGCCCGTCTCATCGACGAGAACGCCCTGCAGAAGGCCGCCCTTCAGCAGAAGACCGGCGGCGGATCGGTCACGGCCAATCTCGTCAAGATCGGAGCGATCAGCGAGGAAGGTCTGCTCGACTTCCTCTCGAAGCTCTACAACTGCCCCGCGATCGACCTCAAGGGCTACGAGCCCGACCCGGCGCTGATCCGGCTGATCCCGGGCGACGTCGCGACCAAGTTCATGGCGCTGCCCGTCTCCAAGGGCGGCCGCAAGCTGGTCGTCGCGATGGCGAATCCGTCCAACATCTTCGCGATCGACGACATCAAGTTCATCACCGGCTACGAGGTCGAGCCGCACGTCGCCTCGGAAGCCGCGGTCAAGAAGGCGCTCGACCGCGCCTACGATTCCGCCGGCACGATGGCCGACGTGATGAAGGGCATGGAGGAGGACCTCGACGTCGTCGAGGAGGACACGCAGGCCGAGGCCGAGACCGGGATCGGCCAGGTCAACGACGCGCCCATCGTCAAGCTGGTCAACTCGCTGATCGCCGACGCC is a genomic window containing:
- a CDS encoding helix-hairpin-helix domain-containing protein, coding for MFDLTPAERRGALVLLALVAIGTLSDLLWREPRPAPAPLPPAAESGPSAQPPAGVGALDLNRAGEAELDRLPGIGPVLASRIVAHRKLHGPFRSPDDLLAVPGIGPKLLERLGASVIVSVPRAAAGDSVRFARSPRR